A section of the Rattus norvegicus strain BN/NHsdMcwi chromosome 15, GRCr8, whole genome shotgun sequence genome encodes:
- the Trav12-3 gene encoding T cell receptor alpha variable 12-3 precursor — translation MKSLSVSLVVLWLQLNGVSSQQKVQQSPESLTVPEGAKTSLNCTFSSSASQYFAWYRQHPGKEPKELLSIFSTGEKEEGRFTIQLNTASLHVFLHIRDSQPGDSALYLCAVSTQYSPDTCSLHANLLCSIKP, via the exons ATGAAATCCTTGAGTGTTTCACTAGTGGTCCTGTGGCTCCAGCTAAATG GGGTGAGCAGTCAGCAGAAGGTGCAGCAGAGCCCAGAATCTCTCACTGTCCCAGAGGGAGCCAAGACTTCTCTCAACTGCACTTTCAGCAGTAGTGCTTCTCAGTATTTCGCATGGTACAGACAACATCCTGGGAAAGAACCCAAGGAGCTACTGTCCATCTTCTCCACTGGtgaaaaggaagaaggcagatTCACAATTCAGCTCAATACAGCCAGCCTACATGTTTTCCTGCACATCAGAGATTCCCAGCCCGGTGACTCTGCTCTCTACTTGTgtgcagtgagcacacagtactCCCCAGACACCTGCAGCCTGCATGCAAACCTACTGTGCAGCATCAAGCCCTGA